In Paroedura picta isolate Pp20150507F chromosome 1, Ppicta_v3.0, whole genome shotgun sequence, the following are encoded in one genomic region:
- the AGPAT4 gene encoding 1-acyl-sn-glycerol-3-phosphate acyltransferase delta isoform X4, producing the protein MLLEWWSGTTSTLYTDPQNYHKYGKENAIIILNHNFEIDFLCGWNFCERFGVLGNAKVLAKKELSYMPIIGWMWYFLEVVFCKRKWEEDRRTVMQGLLNLRNYPGNFWFLIHCEGTRFTEQKHQISMQVAEAKGLPKLKYHLLPRTKGFAVTVQCLRNVVSAVYDSTLNFRNNENPTLLGVLNGKKYHADLYVRRIPLEEVPEDEQECSNWLHKLYQEKDSFQEEYYRTGVFPGTPTVPPRRPWTLLNGLFWAVLLLYPLFKLLINMISTGSSLTLASFAFVFIAEISEFGHLMPFHSASVGVRWMIGVTEINKGSTYGNHGNKRKLK; encoded by the exons ATGTTGCTGGAATGGTGGTCAGGCACTACTTCTACCCTCTACACTGACCCACAGAACTACCACAAGTACGGGAAAGAAAATGCCATCATAATCCTTAATCACAACTTTGAAATCGACTTTCTCTGTGGTTGGAACTTTTGTGAAAGATTTGGGGTTTTAGGG AATGCCAAAGTACTTGCAAAGAAGGAACTTTCCTATATGCCAATCATCGGTTGGATGTGGTATTTCCTAGAGGTAGTTTTCTGCAAGCGCAAATGGGAGGAGGATCGAAGAACGGTCATGCAAGGCCTGCTTAATCTCCGAAATTATCCTGGAAATTTCTGG tttctgATCCACTGTGAGGGTACAAGGTTCACAGAGCAAAAACACCAGATCAGCATGCAGGTGGCTGAAGCAAAAGGCCTGCCCAAGCTTAAGTATCACCTGCTGCCACGGACAAAGGGATTTGCTGTCACCGTCCAGTGTTTGAGAAATGTAG TTTCAGCTGTGTATGATTCCACATTGAACTTTAGAAATAATGAAAATCCAACTTTGCTGGGAGTtctaaatgggaaaaaatatcaTGCAGACTTATATGTAAG GAGGATTCCATTAGAGGAAGTCCCAGAAGATGAGCAGGAATGTTCTAATTGGCTTCACAAACTCTATCAAGAGAAG GACTCCTTTCAAGAAGAGTACTATAGAACAGGAGTCTTTCCTGGCACTCCAACAGTACCACCTCGGCGGCCATGGACTCTATTGAATGGGCTTTTCTGGGCCGTGTTGCTGCTATATCCTTTATTCAAACTACTCATCAACATGATCAGTACTGGCTCATCACTGACCCTTGCTTCTTTcgcctttgttttcattgcag AGATTTCAGAATTTGGTCATCTCATGCCTTTCCATTCAG